ATCCATGCCCTTGGAGCTCCCTGCTGGGCAGGAAATTTTGTGAAGGCTGCTCTTAAATTTAAAGAAGAAAATAGTCAGGACATATAGGCTTTAGCTATTCTGAATATATCATCATAATTGAATTTATTTCTGATAGCGATACACATTTCTGTAGCCATTTGCATTTTGCGATTAGAGTATTTTAAAATTTCTTTACTTTGCGCTGTTAGATTTAATTTTATAACCCTATGCTCGAACCCATCAATGACCTGTGTCATTCCGTTTGCATAAAATGGGGTTTTGATGTGCGGGATTAATTGTTCAAGCTGTTGCTTTCCTTCTTTACGGCTAAGTATGACATGGAAAAGCATTTTTACGAGTAGTCTGTCACCTTGAAGTTTATGATCAAACTCCAAAAGTACGCTCTGGTCGGAATCTTTTTCATTTATTCCGTCAATTAATCCGTGGGCAAGCATAAAGGCTTTTTTTTCAGATATCAGAGACGTGGGATATTGAGCAGCCATACGTACGAATGTTATGCGAGGATTTTCTTGTGAAGACATTGCCAGCAAGGCTATGCACATGGAGGATAGTTTACGCGAGTATTCGTCAGAAATTGTATCCGATTTTGCTTGAGCCAAGCGGCGTATAGTGGCTTCATCAAGCTCGGAAAAAGCCGTTTCAAGTAGATATTTGATAAAGGGCTCTTTAGTATATTTTATTTCTTCTTCAAGAACTTTTTTGCCTCGTTTTACGTCGGTAAGTTTTTTAATTGAAAGCCAATAGGCTGCCAGCCCTTCGGCAGGCATTTCCAGTATATCAAAATCTTTTTGTTCTTTCATGGGATTTCCTTGTATTTCCTATTATCTAATTGTAACTGAATTTGTTCAGGAAACAAAGTCCACTTAGTATAGATTTTGATATTGAAATTTTTGAAATAGCAGGGAATTGAATATGATTGTTTTACCGGAATTTGAGACGACAGCTTTTCATATCGGACCGCTTAAGGCTAACTGGTACGGTCTTATGTATATGATAGGTTTCTCGCTTGCGTGGCTGCTTGGGCGCTATCGCGCTTCTAAGCCCACGAATAACTGGACTCCAATACAGGTTGATGACCTTATCACATGGTTGGTTGTAGGGTTGGTGCTGGGCGCACGAATCGGTTATTGCCTTATATATGAACCGGGTTATTTTTTAGCCCATCCTTCTGATATAATAGCTGTGTGGAAAGGCGGAATGTCTTTTCATGGTGGAGCCATAGGGGTTGCTGTTGTTGCGTGGAGATTTGCTAAATCTACCGGTAGAACTACTCTTGATGTAGGTGACTTTATGACTCCGCTTGCCCCGTTAGGGTTGCTGTGCGGAAGAATGGGTAACTTTATAAACGGTGAACTATGGGGAAGAGTTACGGATATGCCTTGGGGAATGGTTTTTCCGAGTCAGCGTGCCGGAAATTTACCTCGTCATCCTTCTCAGCTTTATGAAGGTGGCCTTGAGGGATTACTTCTGTTTTTAATTTTGTGGTTTTGGTCATCAAAACCGCGCCCAAGAGGAACTACAACAGGATTATTTTTAATAGGATACGGACTATTTAGAGCATTTGTTGAATTTTTCAGACAACCTGACCCACAGCTAGGGTTTATTGCTTTTGGGTGGTTGACTATGGGGCAACTGTTATGCGTTCCTATGATTTTGCTTGGACTTATATTGTTTGTCTGGGGAATTAAGAAAGGTCCTATACCGCCAGCCGCCAAGGTTTAAATTAATTTAAATATTTGTAATATAAAATATTCTTATTTTGAAAACTAAATCCGCATTTTGTCTGTTTTAAGCAGGCTGAATGCGGATTTTTACTTTTATGTGACATATCTGATCTGAATGAAGAATTACTTTTTTTTTAATGGTAACTATGGCAGTCTCTACTTAAATTGATACTGTAAACAGTCTTTTTTTAATCTGAAACTAAAGAATCCAATACAAGGTAGTAAATGAATAGAATAGATGAAATTCTCAGTAAAATAGATGTCCTTGAAAAAGATCTTCGTACTGAATTACGTGATGTTCAAAATAAATTTTACTATACTGTTCAAGAAAAAAAAGTTCGTTTCAGCGCAGAGGTAAAGGCTGGTCATAAGGAACTAGCAGCAAAATGGGTTGATTATGTCTATGATTCAGGCCTTTGGGTAATTCTGACCATGCCGTTTATATGGATGCCGGTTGTTCCGGCCTTAATGCTTGATTTTACTGTCTGGCTGTATCAGTTAATGTGTTTTCCTGTTTACGGTATCCCAAGGGTAAAGCGCAGAGATTATATTGTGCTTGATCGTCATTCATTAAAATACTTGAATTTAATTGAAAAGGTAAATTGCTTTTATTGCAGTTATTTTAATGGGCTCATAGGTTTTGTACGTGAGGTTGCTGCGCGTACAGAGCAGTATTGGTGTCCTATTCGTCATGCCCGCCCTGTTAAATCGGTGCATAGCCGGTACCGTCATTTTTTTCAATATGGTGATGCTGAAGGGTACCGTAATGGACTTGCCGAAGTTCGCGAGACATTTGATGACACTAAATAGATAAAATTTAATCCAAATAAAAAGCCCGTTTCAGATAATCTGAAGCGGGCTTTTTAATTATAAACGGGATGTTAGTTTTGCGTGGTTAAAAAACCTTAAGCATATTGAGCATGACTATTGCGACAAGCAGCGGGCTTACATATCTAATGAGAAAGAACAAAGAATTAATTATCATCTCATTTTTAATAATTCCGTGATTAGTGAGTTCTGCTTTAAACTTGTCTTTTCCAAATATCCATCCTGTGAATATACAGATGAGCAAGCCACCTGCAGGCATACAGAGGTTGGAGGATAGGAAATCAAAAAGGTCAAAGCAGGTCATACCGAAGATTTTAACATCTTGAGTCAGGCTGCTTGAGAGTGCCGCAGGTGCACCGAGAATCATGACCAGTAAAGCCGTGGTCATGGTAGCGGCCTTACGTGACATTTGACGTGCTTCGCAAAGATAGGCAACTGGAACTTCAAATAGAGATAGCATTGCGCCTGTAGAGGCTACAGCAGCGAGTATAAAGAAAAGAACCGCAAAGAACTGGCCCATAGGCATGGATGCGAATACAGCAGGAATTGTGATGAAAAGCAAAGACGGCCCTGCAGAAACATCAAAACCATATGCAAATACTGCTGGGAAGATTGCAATACCGGCAAGCAGTGAGATTACAAGGTCAGCTAGCACAACGCGTCCGGCTGTTAGCGGGATGTTCTGGGAATCTTTGAAGTATGAGCCGTAAGTCATCATTGTTCCCATCCCGATGGAAAGCTTGAAGAATGCAAGCCCCATTGCCATGAGAATTACAGAGCCAGTTATCTTTGAGAAGTCTGGTGCAAAAAGAAATTCAAGTCCTTTTTCAGCCCCTGGTAAAGTTAAGCTTCTGGCGCAGATAACAAGTAGCAATAAGAAGAGAATCGGCATCAATCTCATAGTAACTTTTTCGATACCTTTTGATATACCGAAAGTAATTATTACCGATACAAAAATTATTACAAACCATTGCCAAGCTATAGCCTGTACAGGGTTAGATATAAGCGATACAAATGCAGCTGAAGCTATTTTCGGGTCAGTTGTAAGGACAGAGCCGGATAGCCCCTTGAATATGTAGGCGAAAACCCATCCAGCCACTTCTGTGTAGAAGCAGAGAATTAAAAAAGCTGCAACTACGCCGGAAATACCGACGATTCCCCACGGCTGTCCTTTGGGGGATAGTTTACGTAAGGTCGTGATTGCGTTTGCTTTTACTTTACGTCCAAGCATAATTTCAGAGATCATTATCGGTAGGCCTACAACAATAGTACAGGCCAGATATACAAAAAGAAAACTTGCTCCTCCGTTAGATCCGGTCATTGACGGGAATTTCCAGATATTTCCAAGTCCAACAGCTGATCCTAAAGTTGCGGCAAGCATCCCAAGGCTTGATGTGAATGCATCTCTTCCTGAACGTCCTGAATTTTGCTGTTTATCTGTCATATATTAAATTTCCTTATAAGTAATGTTCGAAAAAACTAATGACGCCCTACCATCAAGTGGCTTTGTGTTCAATAGATAAATAATCATAAGATTTTGCGTAACGGCTTTTTGGGTGGTCTAAAATAAAATATA
This sequence is a window from Desulfovibrio sp. UCD-KL4C. Protein-coding genes within it:
- the lgt gene encoding prolipoprotein diacylglyceryl transferase produces the protein MIVLPEFETTAFHIGPLKANWYGLMYMIGFSLAWLLGRYRASKPTNNWTPIQVDDLITWLVVGLVLGARIGYCLIYEPGYFLAHPSDIIAVWKGGMSFHGGAIGVAVVAWRFAKSTGRTTLDVGDFMTPLAPLGLLCGRMGNFINGELWGRVTDMPWGMVFPSQRAGNLPRHPSQLYEGGLEGLLLFLILWFWSSKPRPRGTTTGLFLIGYGLFRAFVEFFRQPDPQLGFIAFGWLTMGQLLCVPMILLGLILFVWGIKKGPIPPAAKV
- a CDS encoding sodium-dependent transporter, encoding MTDKQQNSGRSGRDAFTSSLGMLAATLGSAVGLGNIWKFPSMTGSNGGASFLFVYLACTIVVGLPIMISEIMLGRKVKANAITTLRKLSPKGQPWGIVGISGVVAAFLILCFYTEVAGWVFAYIFKGLSGSVLTTDPKIASAAFVSLISNPVQAIAWQWFVIIFVSVIITFGISKGIEKVTMRLMPILFLLLLVICARSLTLPGAEKGLEFLFAPDFSKITGSVILMAMGLAFFKLSIGMGTMMTYGSYFKDSQNIPLTAGRVVLADLVISLLAGIAIFPAVFAYGFDVSAGPSLLFITIPAVFASMPMGQFFAVLFFILAAVASTGAMLSLFEVPVAYLCEARQMSRKAATMTTALLVMILGAPAALSSSLTQDVKIFGMTCFDLFDFLSSNLCMPAGGLLICIFTGWIFGKDKFKAELTNHGIIKNEMIINSLFFLIRYVSPLLVAIVMLNMLKVF